A genomic segment from Curtobacterium sp. MCSS17_007 encodes:
- a CDS encoding threonine/serine exporter family protein encodes MVGLGSALANLRNALNRPEAHVEVVDGETVPVGMLLGTLGALLLDAGSSVTDVRSALEKARDASGVGPTLAIGVLPALVMVSEVATGAATIVNAEGVELSSRQAARANRLVLGLERGSIALAEIPARVRAIRAGTTPPPALPWITGNALTSVGLAVVFRCPWWAIVLALVVGALVGVLSLVLRRFREAVAIIPFLAAFMSTTVVGLVAAGTGFDHVPLFAVCAPVAVFVPGALITNALLELTAADIVTGASRLVQGLIMLGFMAAGIGAGSALTGLRVDPSSAALVGEVAGVGTLRGGWEAVPSYWVSWVAVVGLAVGLGLVFRSGRRLTVVSVAVMVSAYAVVSGTTPLWGSVVATGAAAALLFVATRLLERLVPVIPATVSFFPAFLLLVPGTVGLVAVATFDPVALATPLATFVSLCIGTKIGGLLPGLFRRNVPHRAH; translated from the coding sequence GTGGTCGGACTCGGAAGCGCCCTCGCGAACCTGCGCAACGCGCTCAACCGCCCGGAGGCGCACGTCGAGGTCGTCGACGGCGAGACCGTCCCCGTCGGCATGCTCCTCGGCACGCTCGGCGCCCTGCTGCTCGACGCCGGCAGCTCCGTCACCGACGTCCGGTCGGCGCTCGAGAAGGCGCGTGACGCGTCCGGTGTCGGCCCGACCCTCGCCATCGGTGTCCTGCCGGCCCTCGTGATGGTGAGCGAGGTGGCCACCGGCGCCGCCACCATCGTGAACGCCGAGGGCGTCGAACTCTCGTCGCGCCAGGCCGCCCGGGCGAACCGGCTCGTGCTCGGACTCGAGCGCGGGTCGATCGCCCTCGCCGAGATCCCCGCGCGCGTCCGGGCGATCCGCGCCGGCACGACGCCGCCGCCCGCCCTGCCGTGGATCACCGGCAACGCCCTGACCTCGGTGGGCCTGGCAGTCGTGTTCCGCTGCCCCTGGTGGGCCATCGTGCTCGCCCTCGTGGTCGGGGCCCTGGTCGGCGTGCTCAGCCTGGTGCTCCGCCGCTTCCGCGAGGCCGTGGCGATCATCCCGTTCCTCGCCGCCTTCATGTCGACGACGGTCGTCGGCCTCGTCGCCGCCGGCACCGGGTTCGACCACGTCCCGCTCTTCGCGGTGTGCGCCCCGGTCGCGGTCTTCGTGCCCGGCGCCCTCATCACGAACGCGCTGCTCGAGCTGACCGCGGCGGACATCGTCACCGGGGCCTCGCGGCTCGTGCAGGGGCTCATCATGCTCGGGTTCATGGCGGCCGGCATCGGTGCCGGGAGCGCCCTCACCGGTCTCCGGGTCGACCCGTCGTCCGCGGCACTCGTCGGCGAGGTCGCCGGCGTCGGCACGCTGCGCGGCGGCTGGGAGGCCGTGCCCTCCTACTGGGTCTCGTGGGTCGCGGTGGTCGGCCTGGCGGTCGGCCTCGGGCTCGTGTTCCGTTCCGGGAGGCGGCTGACGGTCGTCTCCGTGGCGGTCATGGTCAGCGCGTACGCCGTGGTGAGCGGGACGACGCCGCTGTGGGGCAGCGTGGTCGCCACGGGAGCGGCTGCGGCACTGCTGTTCGTCGCGACGCGGTTGCTGGAGCGGCTGGTCCCGGTGATCCCGGCAACGGTGTCGTTCTTCCCCGCGTTCCTGCTGCTCGTCCCGGGAACGGTCGGGCTCGTGGCCGTGGCGACCTTCGACCCGGTGGCACTCGCGACGCCGCTGGCGACCTTCGTCAGCCTGTGCATCGGCACGAAGATCGGCGGGCTGCTGCCCGGTCTCTTCCGCCGGAACGTGCCGCACCGCGCACACTGA
- the eno gene encoding phosphopyruvate hydratase, with the protein MAQIDAVGAREVLDSRGNPTVEVEVLLDDGVVSRALVPSGASTGAFEAYELRDGDANRYGGKGVLKAVDAVLDEIGPALEGFDATDQRLVDAALIELDGTENKSRLGANAILGASLAVARAAADSADLPLFRYLGGPNAHTLPVPLMNVVNGGAHADTNVDIQEFFLVPYGAESFSEALRWGVETYHALKGELKKQGLATGLGDEGGFAPELASNRAALDFLLAAIEKAGFTPGKDIALGLDVAATEFFHDGKYAFEGKQLSSEEFTGYFSDLVANYPLVTIEDALAEDDWEGWKHLTAELGSKLQLVGDDLYVTNPKRLQRGIDEQAGNSILVKVNQIGTLTETLDAVSLAHRHGMTAILSHRSGETEDTTIADIAVAVDGGQIKTGAPARSDRVAKYNQLLRIEEELGDAAVYAGRTAFPRAAAL; encoded by the coding sequence GTGGCCCAGATCGATGCCGTAGGCGCACGCGAAGTCCTCGATTCCCGAGGCAACCCGACGGTCGAGGTCGAGGTCCTCCTCGACGACGGCGTCGTCTCGCGCGCGCTCGTCCCGTCCGGTGCCTCCACCGGCGCGTTCGAGGCGTACGAGCTCCGTGACGGCGACGCGAACCGTTACGGCGGCAAGGGCGTCCTCAAGGCCGTGGACGCCGTCCTCGACGAGATCGGTCCGGCGCTCGAGGGCTTCGATGCAACCGACCAGCGCCTGGTCGACGCCGCGCTCATCGAGCTCGACGGTACCGAGAACAAGTCGCGCCTGGGTGCGAACGCGATCCTCGGCGCGTCGCTCGCCGTGGCCCGTGCCGCCGCCGACTCGGCCGACCTGCCGCTGTTCCGCTACCTCGGTGGCCCGAACGCGCACACGCTGCCCGTCCCGCTCATGAACGTCGTCAACGGTGGCGCACACGCCGACACGAACGTCGACATCCAGGAGTTCTTCCTCGTGCCCTACGGTGCGGAGAGCTTCTCCGAGGCCCTCCGCTGGGGCGTCGAGACCTACCACGCCCTCAAGGGCGAGCTGAAGAAGCAGGGCCTCGCGACCGGCCTGGGCGACGAGGGCGGCTTCGCCCCCGAGCTCGCCTCCAACCGCGCGGCGCTCGACTTCCTGCTCGCCGCCATCGAGAAGGCCGGCTTCACCCCGGGCAAGGACATCGCGCTCGGCCTCGACGTCGCCGCGACCGAGTTCTTCCACGACGGCAAGTACGCGTTCGAGGGCAAGCAGCTCTCGAGCGAGGAGTTCACCGGGTACTTCTCGGACCTCGTCGCCAACTACCCGCTCGTCACCATCGAGGACGCCCTCGCCGAGGACGACTGGGAAGGCTGGAAGCACCTCACCGCCGAGCTCGGCTCGAAGCTCCAGCTCGTCGGCGACGACCTGTACGTCACCAACCCGAAGCGCCTGCAGCGGGGCATCGACGAGCAGGCCGGCAACTCGATCCTGGTCAAGGTGAACCAGATCGGCACGCTCACCGAGACGCTCGACGCCGTCTCCCTGGCGCACCGCCACGGCATGACCGCGATCCTGTCGCACCGCTCGGGCGAGACCGAGGACACGACCATCGCCGACATCGCGGTGGCCGTCGACGGTGGCCAGATCAAGACCGGTGCCCCGGCCCGCTCGGACCGCGTCGCGAAGTACAACCAGCTGCTCCGCATCGAGGAGGAACTGGGCGACGCCGCCGTCTACGCCGGCCGCACCGCGTTCCCCCGCGCCGCCGCGCTCTAG
- a CDS encoding septum formation initiator family protein, whose translation MPSQKPRVRRVPVAMPETGAHEQPWYRSIRFSGFSLLMLGIIVLFVVVLAPSLRTLIQQQEQIAQQQREVAAQKADVTQKEHDVARWDDPAYIEAQARDRLLYVYPGEESYLVMGAERAEGSDRAETDSGSPVSSRVQTPKVDWVQAMLSSVLQSGLTDKSTEELVAPDVSGTGDPTGAATGDTK comes from the coding sequence GTGCCCAGCCAGAAGCCCCGCGTCCGCCGCGTCCCCGTGGCCATGCCGGAGACCGGCGCGCACGAGCAGCCCTGGTACCGGTCGATCCGGTTCTCGGGCTTCAGCCTGCTCATGCTCGGCATCATCGTGCTGTTCGTGGTCGTGCTCGCGCCCTCGCTGCGCACCCTCATCCAGCAGCAGGAGCAGATCGCCCAGCAGCAGCGCGAGGTCGCCGCGCAGAAGGCCGACGTCACGCAGAAGGAGCACGACGTCGCGCGGTGGGACGACCCCGCCTACATCGAGGCGCAGGCCCGTGACCGGCTGCTCTACGTCTACCCGGGCGAGGAGAGCTACCTCGTGATGGGTGCGGAGCGCGCGGAGGGGTCCGACCGGGCCGAGACCGACTCCGGCAGCCCGGTGAGCTCGCGCGTGCAGACGCCGAAGGTGGACTGGGTGCAGGCGATGCTGTCCAGCGTGCTGCAGTCCGGCCTGACCGACAAGAGCACCGAGGAGCTCGTCGCTCCGGACGTCTCCGGTACCGGCGACCCGACGGGCGCGGCCACCGGCGACACGAAGTAG
- a CDS encoding crosslink repair DNA glycosylase YcaQ family protein — protein sequence MVRSTLSAAEARRVTLAAQGFGTPPSDAVATRTLTSTIARLGLLQIDSVNVFERSHYLPLFARLGSYDRTALDRLTLTRHAPHAEYWAHEAAFVPRTHLPLFRWRMDAYRERDARPNRVAGVERTAGVRRELRALLAAEGPLPASAVEHEANVRRGPWWGWSDVKTGLEQMFRWGEVVSAGRSGFERVYALPDQVLPVGTLENAPDRHTAITELVRRAARAVGVGTRADLADHYRLRADDTAAAIAELVERGELVPVRVEGWREPAWLHATARVPRHVTADAVLSPFDPVVWFRRRAERMYGFHYRIEIYTPAAKRVHGYYVLPVLQDDRLTGRVDLKSDRQRGVLRVRTAWQEPAEHLDADRLAATLRRAAAWQGLDGIEVTDRGTAAAAVAAALGVGLVPHEAADDADAAAAAAPDDDAA from the coding sequence ATGGTCAGGTCCACGCTCTCCGCCGCCGAGGCACGCCGCGTCACCCTGGCGGCGCAGGGCTTCGGCACGCCGCCGTCCGACGCCGTCGCGACCCGTACCCTGACGAGCACGATCGCCCGGCTGGGGCTGTTGCAGATCGACTCCGTCAACGTCTTCGAGCGGAGCCACTACCTGCCGCTCTTCGCCCGGCTCGGCTCCTACGACCGCACGGCGCTCGACCGTCTGACGCTCACCCGGCATGCGCCCCACGCCGAGTACTGGGCGCACGAGGCGGCCTTCGTACCGCGCACCCACCTGCCGCTCTTCCGGTGGCGGATGGACGCGTACCGGGAGCGGGACGCCCGGCCGAACCGCGTCGCCGGCGTCGAGCGGACCGCCGGTGTCCGCCGCGAACTGCGGGCCCTGCTCGCGGCAGAGGGCCCGCTCCCCGCGAGCGCCGTCGAGCACGAGGCGAACGTCCGCCGCGGTCCCTGGTGGGGCTGGAGCGACGTCAAGACCGGGCTCGAGCAGATGTTCCGTTGGGGCGAGGTCGTCAGCGCCGGACGCTCCGGCTTCGAGCGCGTGTACGCCCTGCCCGACCAGGTGCTGCCGGTCGGCACGCTGGAGAACGCGCCGGACCGACACACCGCGATCACGGAGCTCGTCCGCCGGGCTGCACGCGCCGTGGGCGTCGGCACGCGCGCGGACCTCGCCGACCACTACCGGCTGCGTGCCGACGACACCGCCGCGGCGATCGCCGAGCTCGTGGAGCGCGGCGAGCTCGTACCCGTCCGGGTGGAGGGCTGGCGCGAACCAGCATGGTTGCACGCCACCGCCCGGGTGCCGCGACACGTCACCGCCGACGCCGTGCTGAGCCCGTTCGACCCGGTCGTCTGGTTCCGCCGTCGGGCCGAGCGCATGTACGGCTTCCACTACCGGATCGAGATCTACACACCGGCGGCGAAGCGTGTCCACGGCTACTACGTGCTGCCCGTGCTGCAGGACGACCGCCTGACCGGACGCGTCGACCTGAAGAGCGACCGGCAGCGCGGGGTCCTGCGGGTGCGGACGGCCTGGCAGGAGCCCGCTGAGCACCTCGACGCCGACCGGCTCGCGGCGACGCTGCGGCGGGCGGCCGCGTGGCAGGGGCTCGACGGCATCGAGGTCACCGATCGCGGCACCGCTGCCGCAGCCGTGGCGGCAGCGCTGGGGGTCGGGCTCGTCCCGCACGAGGCAGCCGACGACGCCGACGCCGCCGCCGCAGCAGCCCCCGATGACGACGCGGCCTGA
- a CDS encoding LemA family protein, translating to MDTGLVTTLIVVGVVVVLLVVIGIYLWVTYNSLVTLKLRVDEAWSDITVQLKRRADLIPTIVDTVKGYAAHEKSVFEDVTRARSETLGAGDAASASAAEGHMQKALKSVFAVAEGYPQLQSSQNFLQLQSELVDTEDKIQAARRFYNGGVRELNTKIRVFPNSTFAKSKGFTEATFFETAEPAAIAEPPRVQF from the coding sequence ATGGACACCGGACTCGTCACGACGCTGATCGTCGTCGGAGTGGTGGTGGTCCTGCTCGTCGTGATCGGGATCTACCTCTGGGTGACCTACAACTCGCTGGTGACCCTGAAGCTCCGCGTGGACGAGGCCTGGAGCGACATCACCGTGCAGCTGAAGCGGCGCGCCGACCTCATCCCCACGATCGTCGACACCGTCAAGGGCTACGCAGCCCACGAGAAGTCGGTGTTCGAGGACGTGACGCGCGCCAGGTCCGAGACGCTCGGAGCCGGTGACGCCGCGAGTGCCTCGGCTGCCGAGGGACACATGCAGAAGGCGCTCAAGAGCGTCTTCGCCGTGGCCGAGGGGTACCCGCAGCTCCAGTCGAGCCAGAACTTCCTGCAGCTGCAGTCGGAGCTCGTCGACACCGAGGACAAGATCCAGGCCGCGCGACGCTTCTACAACGGCGGCGTGCGCGAGCTCAACACCAAGATCCGCGTCTTCCCGAACTCGACATTCGCGAAGAGCAAGGGCTTCACCGAGGCGACGTTCTTCGAGACGGCCGAGCCCGCGGCGATCGCCGAACCGCCGCGCGTGCAGTTCTGA
- a CDS encoding Ig-like domain-containing protein, whose product MSTLGDNVDEAAVGPDGRVRRPRSRSGWTRAVLVTVLATGAVLLGAPTASAATATADGPPAGTATAPGAPASVGTAAATTGTVAVRTAADPSDGDAARAQQTSPPTPSPQVGTLPPGTGSPSPAPSDRPAVRPSISDPGDVTTGTVRFHGLGTPGHLVRVTGPTTTGSAGCSATVGADGSWACIATVRSGPQQVFTVSDRSDPALGSSSAPASDVVVPPVVTTDRPTPGPVSGSGLPGATVSLTVVGSSTVHTTTVGPDGRWTVSLSGDGARDGSVTVSAAQTASTTGGYRSDLRSAPSAPRPVVLDRTAPAAPVVGSPGRGEQVRAQPFTVRGTGEPGAVVTVYLDRSPVCRSEVGADGRWACTTSGTAAAGARTVSAMQQDAAGNASRSSAAVRVVLSGATASATGGATNGTTAAPGATAPAGPGAPATPGGTGSSAGSGGPGADGSTAGGSGDTGGAAGAGGSGTGGGGRGLPDWSGPAGDWTAGTAFDHGVPTIQASFSWSTVLLATGVAAGFLVLVAAPLALFGAAVHGRLRNPVTALLGRNRSRAERRLGDDVLPTWAAAAIGVGIVGTTTVLGVGVALEARYVRLGIAVLLGAAVTTAAVVLAVRWAAGADHRAIGFRVSPWLVLAALVACVLTRTGDLSPALVVGSVLVPVGRPGADTAALRLASSAATGVRSATARSVALLVVAATGWALHSVVHGAGFWSTLVAEFAAALCIGAVGALVATLLPVPGSAGAVLVAGARGRYVGLTVGAVALAAIVAGGRAPVAPSPAELGVATGLCVLAAGCCWAWLRRPRPRVSATRP is encoded by the coding sequence GTGAGCACGCTCGGGGACAACGTGGACGAGGCGGCCGTCGGGCCTGACGGCCGTGTCCGTCGACCCCGATCGCGCTCCGGGTGGACGAGGGCCGTGCTGGTGACCGTGCTCGCGACGGGCGCCGTCCTGCTCGGGGCACCGACCGCCTCCGCTGCGACCGCGACCGCCGACGGCCCGCCCGCCGGCACCGCGACGGCGCCCGGTGCTCCTGCGAGCGTCGGCACCGCAGCCGCGACCACCGGCACCGTCGCCGTCCGCACTGCGGCGGACCCGTCCGACGGCGACGCGGCCCGCGCCCAGCAGACGTCGCCACCGACGCCCTCCCCGCAGGTCGGCACGCTCCCCCCGGGCACCGGCTCCCCCAGTCCGGCGCCGTCCGACCGGCCCGCCGTCCGACCGTCGATCAGCGACCCCGGCGACGTCACGACCGGCACGGTGCGCTTCCACGGCCTCGGGACCCCCGGACACCTCGTCCGCGTCACCGGTCCGACCACGACCGGGTCCGCCGGGTGTTCCGCGACGGTCGGCGCCGACGGCTCGTGGGCCTGCATCGCGACCGTGCGGTCCGGACCCCAGCAGGTCTTCACCGTCTCCGACCGCAGCGACCCGGCCCTCGGGTCGTCGAGCGCCCCGGCCTCGGACGTCGTCGTGCCCCCGGTCGTGACGACCGACCGGCCGACGCCAGGCCCCGTCTCCGGCAGCGGCCTGCCCGGCGCGACGGTGTCGCTGACCGTCGTCGGCTCGTCGACGGTCCACACCACCACGGTGGGGCCCGACGGCCGGTGGACGGTCTCGCTCTCCGGCGACGGAGCGCGGGACGGCAGCGTCACGGTGTCCGCGGCCCAGACCGCGAGCACGACCGGCGGGTACCGCTCGGACCTGCGGAGCGCACCGTCGGCCCCGCGCCCGGTGGTCCTCGACCGGACGGCCCCCGCTGCCCCCGTCGTCGGTTCACCCGGCCGCGGCGAGCAGGTCCGCGCGCAGCCCTTCACGGTGCGCGGCACGGGCGAGCCCGGCGCCGTCGTCACCGTGTACCTCGACCGGTCCCCGGTGTGCCGGTCCGAGGTCGGTGCCGACGGCCGGTGGGCCTGCACCACCTCCGGCACGGCGGCGGCCGGAGCGCGCACGGTCAGCGCGATGCAGCAGGACGCTGCGGGCAACGCCTCCCGGTCCTCCGCAGCGGTGCGCGTCGTGCTGTCCGGCGCGACGGCGTCGGCGACCGGAGGAGCGACGAACGGCACCACGGCCGCTCCCGGTGCCACGGCCCCGGCCGGTCCCGGTGCTCCCGCGACGCCTGGTGGGACCGGATCGAGCGCGGGCAGCGGCGGACCGGGCGCCGACGGCTCGACCGCCGGCGGCTCCGGGGACACCGGCGGTGCCGCGGGTGCCGGCGGTTCGGGCACGGGTGGAGGCGGCCGCGGCCTGCCGGACTGGTCCGGCCCGGCGGGCGACTGGACGGCCGGCACCGCCTTCGACCACGGCGTCCCGACCATCCAGGCGTCGTTCTCCTGGAGCACCGTCCTCCTCGCCACCGGCGTCGCAGCCGGCTTCCTCGTGCTCGTCGCGGCTCCGCTCGCCCTCTTCGGCGCCGCGGTCCACGGTCGGCTCCGCAACCCGGTCACCGCGCTCCTCGGCCGCAACCGCTCGCGGGCCGAGCGTCGACTCGGCGACGACGTCCTGCCGACCTGGGCCGCGGCCGCGATCGGCGTGGGCATCGTCGGCACGACCACGGTGCTCGGCGTCGGTGTCGCCCTCGAGGCCCGGTACGTCCGCCTCGGCATCGCGGTGCTGCTCGGGGCGGCGGTCACGACGGCCGCGGTGGTCCTCGCCGTGCGCTGGGCCGCCGGGGCAGACCACCGCGCGATCGGCTTCCGCGTCTCCCCCTGGCTCGTCCTCGCCGCCCTGGTGGCGTGCGTCCTCACCCGCACGGGAGACCTCTCCCCCGCCCTGGTCGTCGGCAGCGTGCTCGTGCCGGTCGGCCGCCCGGGAGCCGACACCGCGGCGCTGCGCCTGGCGTCGAGCGCCGCGACGGGGGTGCGGAGCGCCACCGCGCGGTCGGTCGCCCTGCTCGTGGTCGCTGCCACCGGGTGGGCGCTGCACTCCGTCGTGCACGGCGCGGGTTTCTGGTCGACGCTCGTCGCCGAGTTCGCCGCAGCCCTGTGCATCGGGGCCGTCGGAGCGCTGGTCGCGACGCTGCTCCCGGTACCGGGCTCCGCGGGGGCGGTGCTCGTGGCCGGAGCGCGTGGGCGCTACGTCGGTCTGACGGTCGGCGCGGTCGCCCTCGCCGCGATCGTGGCCGGTGGTCGGGCGCCGGTCGCGCCCTCGCCGGCCGAACTCGGCGTCGCCACGGGGCTCTGCGTCCTCGCAGCGGGCTGCTGCTGGGCGTGGCTCCGCCGTCCACGACCGAGGGTCAGCGCGACCCGGCCCTGA
- a CDS encoding FAD-dependent oxidoreductase — translation MPKILVVGGGYAGFYTAWKLEKHLRQGEAEVVMVDPLPYMTYQPFLPEVAAGSIEPRHAVVSHRRHLKKTRVVTAKVTKVDHATKTATITPAEGEAWEESYDQIVMTAGAVSRTFPIPGVADEAIGLKTIEEAAAIRDKILTNFHKAANLPAGPERDRLLTVVVVGGGFAGIEVFAELRSFASDLLKSYPELSFDDTHFHLVEAMGRIMPEVSLETSHWVLQNLASRGAIVHLETQLASAEGGVCQLKAKDESIETIESDLIVWTAGVMANPMVKGTDFPLEQRGRIRVQPDLRVVDDEGVVADAWACGDVAAVPDLTGGGVGGFCVPNAQHAVRQAKQLAKNLTAVIRGEATTDYKHENLGAVAGLGLGTGVFQSGKFAMKGFLAWGAHRGYHGLAMPSWERKWRVIGDWVGGFFLGRDIASLDDRETPRAAFEAFASRPKPAVEAPAPAAAQAPAEGQPADAAGPAYATPAEDVSKDAAPVAAPADAK, via the coding sequence GTGCCCAAGATCCTCGTCGTCGGCGGCGGCTACGCCGGTTTCTACACCGCCTGGAAGCTCGAGAAGCACCTTCGCCAGGGCGAAGCCGAGGTCGTCATGGTGGACCCGCTGCCCTACATGACGTACCAGCCGTTCCTCCCCGAGGTCGCCGCCGGTTCGATCGAGCCGCGTCACGCGGTCGTGTCGCACCGTCGTCACCTCAAGAAGACCCGCGTGGTCACGGCCAAGGTCACCAAGGTCGACCACGCCACGAAGACCGCGACCATCACCCCGGCCGAGGGCGAGGCGTGGGAGGAGTCCTACGACCAGATCGTCATGACCGCCGGTGCCGTCTCGCGCACCTTCCCGATCCCGGGCGTCGCGGACGAGGCCATCGGCCTCAAGACGATCGAGGAAGCGGCCGCGATCCGCGACAAGATCCTCACGAACTTCCACAAGGCGGCGAACCTGCCGGCCGGTCCCGAGCGCGACCGCCTGCTCACCGTCGTCGTTGTCGGCGGCGGCTTCGCCGGCATCGAGGTCTTCGCCGAGCTCCGCTCGTTCGCGTCCGACCTGCTGAAGAGCTACCCGGAGCTCTCCTTCGACGACACGCACTTCCACCTGGTCGAGGCGATGGGCCGCATCATGCCCGAGGTCTCGCTCGAGACGTCGCACTGGGTGCTGCAGAACCTCGCGTCCCGCGGTGCGATCGTGCACCTCGAGACCCAGCTCGCCTCGGCCGAGGGCGGCGTGTGCCAGCTCAAGGCGAAGGACGAGTCGATCGAGACGATCGAGTCCGACCTCATCGTCTGGACCGCCGGCGTGATGGCGAACCCGATGGTCAAGGGCACCGACTTCCCGCTCGAGCAGCGCGGCCGGATCCGCGTGCAGCCCGACCTCCGCGTGGTCGACGACGAGGGCGTGGTCGCCGATGCGTGGGCCTGCGGTGACGTCGCGGCCGTGCCGGACCTGACCGGTGGCGGTGTCGGTGGCTTCTGCGTGCCGAACGCCCAGCACGCGGTGCGCCAGGCCAAGCAGCTCGCCAAGAACCTGACCGCGGTCATCCGTGGCGAGGCGACGACCGACTACAAGCACGAGAACCTCGGCGCCGTCGCGGGCCTCGGTCTCGGAACCGGCGTGTTCCAGTCCGGCAAGTTCGCGATGAAGGGCTTCCTCGCCTGGGGTGCGCACCGCGGTTACCACGGTCTGGCGATGCCGTCGTGGGAGCGCAAGTGGCGCGTCATCGGCGACTGGGTGGGCGGCTTCTTCCTCGGCCGCGACATCGCGTCGCTCGACGACCGTGAGACCCCGCGCGCCGCGTTCGAGGCCTTCGCGTCGCGTCCGAAGCCCGCGGTCGAGGCGCCGGCACCCGCAGCGGCGCAGGCTCCCGCCGAGGGGCAGCCGGCTGACGCCGCCGGCCCGGCGTACGCCACCCCGGCCGAGGACGTCTCGAAGGACGCCGCCCCGGTCGCGGCTCCTGCCGACGCCAAGTAG
- a CDS encoding DUF501 domain-containing protein, with amino-acid sequence MTTPPFDPPSDRDIQVVSAQLGRPARDVVGIAARCVCGNPTVVSTKPRLGNGTPFPTLYYLCHPAATAAVSTLEANHVMPELAALLEDETVAAQYRAAHESYLADRESIEHVDEIDGISAGGMPTRVKCLHALVGHALAAGPGVNPIGDLALERATWSPSRCECRAYDGTADAGVGAGGGEV; translated from the coding sequence GTGACGACCCCTCCCTTCGACCCGCCGTCCGACCGCGACATCCAGGTCGTCTCGGCGCAGCTCGGGCGACCGGCCCGCGACGTCGTCGGGATCGCGGCACGGTGCGTCTGCGGCAACCCGACCGTCGTGTCCACGAAGCCCCGACTCGGCAACGGCACCCCGTTCCCGACGCTCTACTACCTGTGCCACCCCGCCGCCACCGCGGCCGTGAGCACCCTCGAGGCGAACCACGTCATGCCCGAGCTCGCGGCGCTGCTCGAGGACGAGACCGTCGCGGCGCAGTACCGCGCGGCCCACGAGTCCTACCTGGCGGACCGCGAGTCGATCGAGCACGTCGACGAGATCGACGGCATCAGCGCGGGCGGCATGCCCACCCGCGTGAAGTGCCTGCACGCGCTCGTCGGCCACGCCCTCGCAGCCGGCCCCGGCGTCAACCCCATCGGCGACCTCGCGCTCGAGCGCGCGACCTGGTCGCCCTCCCGGTGTGAGTGCCGGGCGTATGATGGCACGGCAGACGCTGGAGTCGGGGCGGGTGGCGGCGAAGTCTGA
- a CDS encoding M48 family metalloprotease: MYSAIARNKRNTVLIILAFLLIVGALGFLGGYLAGNVSVGVIVLLVALGYAVLQYFLAGRQATAIAGGIEIDRSTEPRLWRTVENLAITTGMPMPRVFVIDDPAPNAFATGRDPDHAIVAATTGLLAIMDDTELQGVMAHELGHVRNYDIRVSTMVFGLVVAVGFLADVLLRISIFSGLSGRGRNNDSGGGGNPLLIVAGLVAVLVAPLAAAVVQAAVSRQREYLADATGAMTTRYPEGLARALEKLAAYGRPTRTQNSSMAHLWIADPMRPGVMDRLFSTHPPLPDRVARLRNSIDRF; the protein is encoded by the coding sequence GTGTACAGCGCCATCGCGCGGAACAAGCGCAACACCGTCCTCATCATCCTGGCGTTCCTGCTGATCGTCGGGGCGCTCGGGTTCCTCGGCGGGTACCTCGCCGGCAACGTGTCGGTCGGCGTGATCGTCCTGCTCGTCGCTCTCGGCTACGCCGTGCTGCAGTACTTCCTCGCCGGACGGCAGGCCACGGCCATCGCGGGCGGGATCGAGATCGACCGGTCGACCGAGCCCCGGCTGTGGCGGACGGTCGAGAACCTGGCGATCACGACCGGCATGCCGATGCCCCGCGTGTTCGTCATCGACGACCCCGCTCCGAACGCCTTCGCCACGGGCCGCGACCCGGACCACGCGATCGTCGCGGCGACCACGGGCCTCCTGGCGATCATGGACGACACCGAGCTCCAGGGCGTCATGGCGCACGAACTCGGGCACGTCCGGAACTACGACATCCGCGTCTCGACGATGGTGTTCGGCCTGGTCGTCGCCGTCGGGTTCCTCGCCGACGTGCTCCTGCGCATCTCGATCTTCAGCGGGTTGAGCGGCCGGGGCCGGAACAACGACTCGGGCGGTGGGGGCAACCCGCTGCTCATCGTGGCCGGGCTCGTCGCCGTGCTCGTCGCGCCGCTCGCCGCCGCCGTCGTGCAGGCGGCCGTGTCCCGCCAGCGGGAGTACCTCGCCGACGCCACCGGCGCGATGACCACGCGGTACCCGGAGGGGCTGGCGCGCGCCCTCGAGAAGCTCGCCGCGTACGGTCGACCGACGCGCACGCAGAACTCGTCGATGGCGCACCTGTGGATCGCGGACCCGATGCGACCCGGTGTGATGGACCGCCTGTTCTCGACGCACCCGCCGCTGCCCGACCGCGTCGCGCGCCTGCGGAACAGCATCGACCGCTTCTGA